A section of the Leptospira kobayashii genome encodes:
- a CDS encoding histidine kinase, whose product MAKPFLELEAQIPELVKANSKISVRSSRMNRQLEQYVLALLTKILVEMGQERFIEMLYTITKELTINGIKANQKRVFFEDEGLDITNTEDYEKGIKDYSKKFSEKMADQYGRRCLARGVYIHLKFNYCKDGLMVEVTNNTPVIKAEETRMREKMKKSMGYNDIAEFYMDNMDNTEGAGLGIALIMILLKNEGVDPNLFRIITYPDKTIARVEIPFTENYVSIRSGELADLN is encoded by the coding sequence GTGGCAAAACCCTTTTTAGAATTAGAAGCACAGATCCCGGAATTGGTAAAGGCAAATTCCAAAATTTCTGTCCGTTCCTCGCGGATGAACCGCCAACTGGAGCAATACGTTCTCGCCCTACTCACCAAAATCCTGGTAGAAATGGGCCAGGAGCGGTTTATCGAGATGCTCTACACCATTACCAAAGAACTTACCATCAATGGAATCAAAGCCAACCAGAAGCGTGTTTTCTTTGAAGATGAGGGTCTGGACATCACAAACACAGAAGACTACGAAAAAGGGATCAAAGACTATTCCAAAAAGTTCTCGGAAAAAATGGCGGACCAATACGGAAGACGTTGCCTTGCCCGAGGAGTCTACATTCATCTGAAATTCAATTATTGCAAAGACGGACTGATGGTCGAAGTCACAAACAACACCCCTGTTATAAAAGCCGAAGAGACCAGAATGCGTGAAAAAATGAAAAAGTCCATGGGATACAATGATATCGCAGAGTTCTATATGGACAATATGGACAATACGGAAGGCGCAGGTCTTGGAATTGCACTGATTATGATTCTTTTGAAAAACGAAGGAGTCGATCCGAATCTATTTAGAATCATCACCTATCCGGACAAGACAATCGCCCGGGTGGAGATTCCGTTTACAGAAAACTATGTTTCCATTCGCAGCGGAGAACTTGCCGACCTGAACTAA